A genomic region of Ochotona princeps isolate mOchPri1 chromosome 17, mOchPri1.hap1, whole genome shotgun sequence contains the following coding sequences:
- the LOC131482352 gene encoding leucine-rich repeat-containing protein 37A3-like, producing the protein MECRQTHRNLQGNAISYIDKNVWKAYRWVETLILSENYLTELHKDSFEGLLSLKHLDLSCNKIQFIERRTFESLPFLKSVNLGCNLLTEVSLGTFQAWHGMHFLHVVNLDQNPLTTVEDSYLFNLPALKHVDLGRTQVSMSTVENILMKTRELGKLILPSHMACCLCQFKKDIETVCKIVKLHCRNECLTNPLSCVPEPSTENPKAEFLKILQARKRNTSTKLIITSETDNSEKHTLDILDSTNEQLDLNEKGDVISALNYILRYFSGSNLEDVESVLLPYVRLLFASPQDDRSVKHLKNNLEDFSVKANKRKLRKIHFLENLISSKVQQKMDEVKDTQKAAMLMQPPLDIRGKRRFFLRKLERTRSQQISLALTPSTRQRLHRQKNVIKGSKGLRKRQQREAIRRRENAHPLVEGTMQGELGSSGAKEQEELHVAQRPWHLVAHSFLPEPPLPEEHNARAASSLKRHIVGRPSAAPLAKSLSKRRLFQYLLPKTFLKPALLQ; encoded by the exons ATGGAGTGCAGACAGACGCACAG AAATCTCCAAGGAAACGCTATATCCTACATTGACAAAAATGTATGGAAAGCATATCGCTGGGTTGAGACTCT GATTCTCAGCGAAAATTATTTGACTGAATTACATAAGGATTCATTTGAAGGCCTGCTATCCCTGAAGCACTT ggATTTATCCtgtaataaaatacaatttattgAAAGACGTACATTTGAATCACTTCCCTTTTTGAAGTCTGT AAATCTTGGCTGCAATTTACTCACAGAAGTGAGTTTGGGCACATTTCAGGCGTGGCATGGAATGCATTTTTTGCACGTGGT AAATCTTGATCAGAATCCATTGACAACTGTTGAAGATTCCTATCTTTTTAATTTGCCAGCATTAAAACATGT AGACCTCGGAAGAACGCAGGTGTCCATGAGCACAGTTGAGAACATCCTCATGAAGACTCGCGAACTGGGAAAACT GATCTTACCTAGCCACATGGCCTGCTGCCTCTGCCAATTTAAAAAGGACATTGAGACTGTCTGCAAGATAGTCAAGCTGCATTGTCGCAATGAATGTCTGACAAACCCTCTATCTTGTG TACCAGAACCATCGACAGAGAATCCCAAAGCAGAATTCCTGAAGATACTGCAAGCCCGGAAGAGGAACACTAGCACCAAATTAATTATTACTTCAGAGACGGATAATTCAGAAAAACATACACTTGACATTCTAGACTCTACAAATGAGCAGCTAGACTTGAATGAAAAAGGTGACGTTATCAGTGCACTAAATTACATACTGCGTTATTTCTCAGGCAGCAATCTAGAAGACGTAGAGTCAGTGTTACTACCCTACGTCAGGTTGCTTTTTGCAAGTCCTCAAGATGATCGGTCAGTGAAACACTTGAAAAACAATCTAGAAGACTTCTCTGTGAAAGCAAATAAACGTAAATTGAGAAAGATCCACTTTCTAGAAAATTTGATAAGCTCCAAAGTTCAACAAAAAATGGATGAGGTTAAAGACACACAAAAAGCTGCCATGCTGATGCAGCCTCCGTTAGATATCAGAGGGAAACGACGATTCTTCCTAAGGAAGTTAGAAAGGACCCGATCACAGCAGATCAGCCTGGCGCTCACCCCAAGCACAAGGCAAAGATTACACAGACAGAAAAATGTCATCAAGGGGTCAAAGGGCCTGAGGAAAAGGCAGCAGCGGGAGGCGATCAGGAGGAGAGAGAACGCGCACCCCCTTGTGGAGGGCACCATGCAAGGCGAGCTGGGAAGTTCAGGAGCCAAGGAGCAGGAGGAGCTTCATgtggcccagaggccctggcaccTGGTGGCCCACTCCTTCCTCCCAGAGCCCCCACTCCCAGAGGAGCACAATGCCAGGGCCGCCTCTTCCCTGAAGAGGCACATCGTGGGCAGACCATCTGCTGCACCCCTTGCAAAGTCCCTCTCT AAGCGAAGGCTCTTCCAATACCTCCTGCCGAAGACGTTCTTAAAGCCAGCCTTGCTGCAGTAA